A window of Deltaproteobacteria bacterium genomic DNA:
GCGGGAACAGCCACATCCGTCCGGGTGACCGGGGCCGACTGATTATCGGACCCTGAAGCGTTGTTCCCCTGTCTCTCTTGGCTCACCAATTCCCAGAGGTCACCGGCGAGCCGGCAGCCCATGGCGCAACCATCCTGGCCAAACAGGCAGGGCCCGACAGGGTTGAGGTACATTTCGAGGAACACGCCAAATGGGCCAAGACAGGATTCGGTGATCTGCTTATCGAGAAAGCCATCCGATTCAGAGCCATCGGAGCCCCCTCGGCCTTCTATCACGCAAAGCCCCGGAACCGATAGAGACGGAGATAATCTCCCCTTTTGACCGTCCCTATTCTCATCAGACTTGACAGGGGCACATGGATTACTTAACCTCTTCAATACTGCAGGCCTCGGGGCACGGTGTCTATGAAGGTTGAACGCCTCACAAAACCCGCCTTTGACCGGGCCCTTGGAATACTTGGAGATCGAGACCCTGACCTTGGCTGTGTCCTTTCGAGTCTTGGGCCGCCCCCTATGTGGGTGCGCGGACCAGGCTTTCCGACCCTTGTGCGGGTAATCCTCGAGCAACAGGTTTCTCTTGCTTCTGCCAGGGCGGCTTTCAAGCGGCTCCGGCAATCCGTCCCGGCTCTCACCCCGGACCGGTTCCTCGAACTGAACGGGGAGAGACTGAGGCAGATGGGATTCAGTAGCCAGAAGACCCGATACTGTAGGAACCTCGCCAAGGCAATCACCGAAGGCTCGCTTTGTCTGGAATGGCTGGAGGCGATGGACGACGATCAAGCCCGAGCTCAGTTGGTCAAGATAAAGGGGATCGGTAGATGGACGGCAGACATCTATCTCGTAATGGCTCTTCGACGACCAGATGTCTGGCCCATGGGGGATCTGGCCCTGAATGCAGCTGTCGAGCGGGTCAAGAGGCTTAAGGCACGACCTTCATGGCAAGAGCTCATGGCCATCAGCGAGACCTGGAAACCCTGGCGCGCCGTTGCGGCCCGGCTCTTGTGGCACTACTACCTGAGCAATCCTTTAGTGAGGAGGTACCGATGAAAAGAAGAGCAAGAGCGATGCTTCTGGTGGGTCTCCTTTTCGCCCTTCTCCTAACCCCCACGGCAAGATGTGAGAAGGCCGCGGTGCAAGGGGCTCTAGATGCGGCCGAGGCATGGCTGGCCCTGATAGACGAGGGCAAATACGCAAGGAGTTGGGAGACAGCGGCAGGGTACTTCAGGAGGGCCGTAACCAAAGCACAGTGGCGTCGATCTCTGAAGGCAATAAGAGAGCCACTTGGGAAAGTGCTATCCAGAGAGCTCAAAACCAAACAGTACACAACGTCGCTCCCGGGTGCCCCTGATGGCCAGTACGTCGTCATCCAGTACCACACCTCCTTTGAGAAAAAAAGCTCTGCAGTGGAGACGGTCACTCCCATGGTCGATCCGGACGGGAACTGGAGGGTCTCTGGGTACTACATCAAATAGGTACACCTGAGCCTTCAATGGAATACGGGGAATACGGGGTCAGCCCTTGACATTGGACAGATTGGTCTTAATCGCCTTGATCCGTTTTCTCAATGGCTCGTCCCTTGCTAACTTTGTCGAGAACC
This region includes:
- a CDS encoding DNA-3-methyladenine glycosylase 2 family protein, translated to MKVERLTKPAFDRALGILGDRDPDLGCVLSSLGPPPMWVRGPGFPTLVRVILEQQVSLASARAAFKRLRQSVPALTPDRFLELNGERLRQMGFSSQKTRYCRNLAKAITEGSLCLEWLEAMDDDQARAQLVKIKGIGRWTADIYLVMALRRPDVWPMGDLALNAAVERVKRLKARPSWQELMAISETWKPWRAVAARLLWHYYLSNPLVRRYR
- a CDS encoding DUF4019 domain-containing protein gives rise to the protein MARAHGHQRDLETLARRCGPALVALLPEQSFSEEVPMKRRARAMLLVGLLFALLLTPTARCEKAAVQGALDAAEAWLALIDEGKYARSWETAAGYFRRAVTKAQWRRSLKAIREPLGKVLSRELKTKQYTTSLPGAPDGQYVVIQYHTSFEKKSSAVETVTPMVDPDGNWRVSGYYIK